From the genome of Photobacterium sp. TLY01:
CGAAGTAGATACAACCCGCCAGGAACAACAGTGGTACAACCGGGTCGAACACACTGCCCTGGCTGCCGAAGATCAGGTTCAGAATCATCACCAGCGAACCGCCGATTGACCAGGCGATGGTCGTCGGTACCGTCCAGATCACCAGTTGCTTACGCACTTCGGTCACACCCATCAGACGGTTCACGATGTGGAACAGGCTGTCGTTGAAGTAACCGGCAAACAAACTGCCCATGGTCGCGGCAGATGCGGCAAAAAGCATGTTGATGCCTTCCATTTCAGCCAGAACCGGCGCAGAAATCGATGCTGCGGTGATCATGGATACCGTGCCGCTGCCCTGAATCACACGGACCAGAGTCGCGATGATGAACGGGATCATGATGGGTGAAATAGACAGTGCCGCAATCTGGTTGGCGATTTCAGTACCCGCACCCGATTCACGCAGTACGCTGCCCAGCGCACCACCTGCACCAGTCACCAGCAGGATAATCCCTGAGGTGGAAATCCCTTCTTCCAGCTTGCGGGTCGTGGTTTCTTTGTCCAGATACGGTGTCAGGGTATAAACCGCCAGCAGCGTACTGATAGACAAGGCAATCACAGGATGGCCGACAAAGTTGATCACCGCGCCCAGCGCGCTTTCCGACAACCCGTCAAATCCCAACTGTTTTTCCAGCAGGCTTGCCAGCGATTTCACCAGAATCAGCAGAATCGGCACCGCAATCGGCATGATAGATTTCATCAGCGAAGGCAGATTTTTCGTGGCTTTGGATGCCATGTACTCGTCATGCACTTTCTTCAGGTCATCAGATTCCTGCGGCAGAGAAACAGGTGTCGCATATTCCGGGAAGTGCTTTTCTAACCAGCGGGCATACATCACAATGCCGTAGATAGATGGCAGCGCAATCACCAGACCCAGACCCAGCATAGAGGCGATATCAACACCGAAAATACTGGCAACGCCCAGCGGACCAGGTGTCGGCGGAATACAGTGGTGCGCTACAACCAGACCACCAGCCAGGGCAACAGTCAGTGTCAGAATGGAACGGCCAGAGGTTTTAGACAGTGACTTCGCAATCGGATACAGGATGATCAGTGCACTGTCGACGAACACAGGGATACTGACGATATAACCGGTAATCGCCAGTGCCATCTCCTCTTTCTTCTTGCCCAGCCATTTGATGAAGTGATAGGCAATGGACTCACCGGCACCGGAAGTTTCGAGAATGGCACCCATCATGACACCCAGACCAATCACGATACCAATACCGCCCAGCGTACCGCCGAACCCTTTACTGATCGCCGACATGGTGTCGTCCACACTCAGCCCGCCAATCAAACCGGCAATACAAGCCGCAGCCAGCATCGCGATTAAGACGTGAACACGGGTTCTCAGCACCAGAAAAATCAGTACAAAAACCGCAATAATTAAACCTATAACAGAAATGGGTAACATTAGATCGCCTCCTCTTCGCGTACCGGATACTTAGCTAAATACGCCTTAAGTACCGACTGGAAATCCTTATCCGCTTTAAAACCCAACGTCAGTTCCGACGCATTATTAAACCCTTTCGGCCAGCTGCCGACAATCCGGGCAATCGCGGCATCCGCCTCGTAGCTCACACGCTCAGCAAACCCGGCGCCCACCGTCTCTGTCATGGCCGCGATCATCTCTGCAGGCGTCACCTGAATACCAGGCAGATTAAAGGTACGATAACCTTTGATGGCGTCAGCCGGTAACTGGCTGGCATGGATAATGTTATCGATCACTGTTTCCGGGCTGGAAATCCACAGTGGCAGCGTTGGCTCAACCGGGCAGTTTGACGTTTCGCCTTTCAGCGGTTCACGGATGATCCCGCTGACAAAAGACGACGCCGCTTTGTTCGGCAAACCCGGGCGAATACAAATAGTCGGCAGGCGCACAGTAATGGCATCGACAAAACCTTTACGGCCGTAGTCGTTAACCAGCAACTCACCGATGGCTTTTTGCGTCCCGTAAGAAGAGCTAGGTTGAGTCGCCGTCATAGGCTCAATCAGATCCGGCAGCTCGCCACCAAACACCGCCAGTGAACTGGAGAACACAAAGCGGATCGCCGGATTCACCTGACGGCATTTTTCCAGCAATAGCTGGGTGGCCAGCAAATTCACTTTCATACCGAGATCGAAATCTTCTTCGGCATGGCTCGACACAATCGCCGCCAGATGGAAAACATGGGTGGTGTCGGCATCAATCAGCGAATCAATATCTGCCGGGTGAGTAATGTCGCCCACAACCGCACTGACACGGCTGTCGAACTGACTCAGATCCGGGGCGATGCGATCCACTATCTTGATTCGCTCGATGTCGTCATAACGTTGTAGCAGGGTGTCGGTAAGCATGGCTCCTAAAAAGCCTGCCCCGCCTGTAATAATTATTTTCATAGGGGATGTCCTTGCTCTCTTCTATCTTGTCTTAAGTCTGTTGACGAAATTGTCGATGTCGGCTTCCGTTTACAAACAGGTCCGTTTATTCATTGCTCCGTTTACAGATAAGGTGTTACCCAGCCCAGGCCTTCTAGTGTGCCTTGTCGCGGGTTGTACTCACACCCGATCCAGTCCTGATAACCCGACTTGTCCAGCTCGCCGAACAGGAAGGGGTAATTCACTTCACCCTCGTAGGGTTCATTACGGCTTGGCACAGATGCTATCTGCACATGGCCGATGTAATCCGCGACCTCTTTGATCAGAACAGACAGATCGCCGTCCATGATTTGCGCGTGATACACATCGAACTGCAGTTTCACATTCGGTCGGTCGATAGCTTTAATTAGCGCGACAGCGTCACGCTGATGGGCCACGAAATAGCCCGGCACATCACGGCTGTTCAGCGGCTCAATCATCACGCAGATACCGTGTACGGCAAAGCGATCAGCGGCATAGCGCAAATTACGGATAAAGGTTTCTCTGTGTGCTTCAACCGAGAAGTCAGGACTGAGAATACCTGCCATGGCATGCACCTTTTTACAGCTCAGTGCCTGCGCGTAATGAAGGGCAATCTCAACACTTTGCTCAAACTCTTCAATGCGATCCGGCAGAGCGGCAATGCCACGCTCACCCGCCGCCCAATCGCCCGGCGGCATATTAAAGAGTGCCTGCTCAAGCTGATGTGTTCTGAGCTGTTCTGCCAACAATTCCGCTTCATATTCATAGGGAAACAAAAATTCAACGGCTTTGAATCCGGCTTTGCTGGCCTGACCGAAGCGCTCTGTAAAAGGCACTTCAGTGAACAGCATGGTGAGGTTGGCTGCAAATCTGGCCATTATTTGCCTCTCCCTTTCAGATCGCTGACTTCCGCATCGGTCAGATAACGAATGGCTTTGCCATCGAGCATCAGCGCCAGTTTAGCGGTTTCTTCCAGCTCTTCGGCGTTATCCACCGCATCACGCAGATCTGTCCCGGTAATGACCGGGCCGTGATTGGCTAGCAGGAATGCACGGTAGTCAGCCGCACGATTGGCCAGTTCCGTTGCAATTTGCGGATCGCCCGGACGCAGATAAGGGATCACCGGCAGCTGACCAACCCGCATCACGTAATACGGTGTGAAGGGTTTAATCGCATTGTCAGGATCCAGTCCTTCCAGACACGACAAAGCCGTCAGGTAAGTGGAGTGCAAATGCACAATGGCATTACAATCCGGGCTGTTGCGGTAAATCGCCAGATGGAATGCAATCTCTTTTGAAGGGCGATCTCCCGACAAATGATTACCGTCGATATCCACCACCGACAGACGTTCCGCCACCAAACGTCCGAAGGAAGAGCCTGTCGGCGTGGTCAGAAAATTGCCGTCAGGGAGTTTAAGAGACAGATTCCCTGCCCCACCGGTGGCATAGCCCCGCTCAAACATCGAACGGGCAAGCGTCACCATGTCTTCTCTTAACGCTTGTTCAGTCATGGAAAAATCCTTGTGCAGTCGTAAAAAATGATTCGTCACCAAAGTTGCCGGATTTCAGTGCCAGCGACAGCTCCTGATCGATTGCCGTCACCCAGGGCACCCCCGGAGCGATTTGCGGGCCAATATGGAAACCTTTCACGCCCAGACTCTGAGTGACCACCCCGGATGTTTCACCGCCAGCCACAATAAAGTTACGCACACCCTGTTCACGCAGCCGGTGTGCCAGCTGGCTGAAGAACTGCTCCACAGCCTGGCTGGACGCCTGTGCTCCGTATTCGGCCTGAATGATTTTCAGCATTTCAGGGTTGGCGGTCGCGAACACCATAGGCGCGTATTCACCGCCCAGGTTCTCCAGCACCCAGTCACACACTGTGTTACCGTAATTGTCATCAGTCAGGCAGGCTTTGACATCCAAAGCAAAGTGCGGCGCCACACGTTGATACTGTCCCACTTGCTTGTTGGTCATCACGGAACACGACCCCGACAGCACCACGGTTTTACCGGCTTGCGGATGACCAGCTGACAGTGCTTCGGCCTGCCCGGACTGCGCCGTTACCCAGTTTCGGGCGATACCGGCAGCCAGCCCTGAGCCACCTGTCACCAATTTGAGGTTTTTACAGGCTTCACCAATAGTGACCAGATGCTGATTGTTGAGCGTATCAAGCACAGCGTACTGCACGCCCTGAGCTTGCAGCTGGTCAAAGGCTGTCACTACCGCACTTGTGCCTTGATCTATGGTCTGATAATCCACCAGTCCGCTCACACCCTGCGCCTGGGCATTCATCAGTCGCATCAGGTTGGCATCCGTCATGGGGGTCACCGGGTGATGACGCATACCGGATTCGCTCAGCAGCTCTCCGTTGACAAACAGGTTGCCGTGACAGACGGTACGGCCGTTGACCGGAAGCGATGGACAAATCACAGTAAAAGATTCATTCAGTTCCGCCAGTAAGGCATCGGTGACCGGTCCAATATTGCCGTCGGCTGTACTGTCAAAGGTTGAGCAGTATTTGAAGTAAAACTGCTGACAACCGGCAGCTTGTAACCAGCGTAATGCCGCCACAGAATCGGTGACAGCCTGATCCACAGGGCAGGAGCGGGATTTCAGGCTGATGACCACGGCATCGGCGTCTGCGCTCAGCGCATCAGCAGGCACGCCATTGAGCTGAATGGTCTTCATGCCGTTGGCAACCAGAAAACCTGCGATGTCAGTGGCACCGGTAAAATCGTCAGCAATGACTCCGAGTAACATAATTAACGCTCCTTTTTCGGCAGTTCGATGCCCGAGAAAATCTTGATGACGGCGCTGTCGTCTTCCTGACCAAAGCCAGCATTACTGGCCTCGGTAAACATATTGAGCGCGGTGCTGGCAAGCGGCAGCGGGAAGTGCATCGCTTTTGCACTGTCGGCCACCAAACCCAGGTCTTTGACAAAAATATCGACCATTGAGGTTGGGGTGTAATCCCCCTCCACCACATGCTTCATGCGGTTTTCAAACATCCAGGAATTGCCAGCCGCGTTGGTGACCACGTCGTACATCAGATCCAGCGGAATATCGGCACGCGCTGCCATAGCCATGGCTTCGGCTCCCACCGCAATGTGAACGCCAGCCAGCAACTGGTGAATAATTTTCACCGTCGAGCCTTTCCCAATCTCCGGCCCCACGTTGTAAACCTTGGCCGCAACCGCATTCAGGACAGGTTCCAGGTGGTCAAACACACGCGGCTCACCGGATGCCATCACTGTCAGCTCCCCGCTGGCCGCTTTGGCTGCACCGCCCGACACAGGGGCATCGAGCATGCATAAGTCGTACTGTGCCAGTTTGGCTGCAATCGCTTTGGCATCGTCGGCAGAAATCGTGGCGCACACCATGACAGGCGTACCGGCTTTGAGTGAGGCAGCCAGTCCCGACTCAAACAATACAGCGTTCACCTGCTTCGCATTGACCACCAGCACAATCACGGCATCAAGCTGAGCGGCAAAATCCGTGCATTGGTGAGATGTGCCCTTTGCACCCGCAGTAGCCAGTGCCTGACGAGCCGCATCGCTCAGATCAATACCGTAGACATCAAACCCGGCCCGGATACAGGACGTTGCAACGCCCATCCCCATAGAACCCAGTCCGATCACGGCAACAGAATGCATTTTACTCATTGTGCAGGCCCTTTGTTATATTTTGTGAATTAATGTTCATGTTTGTGATTCTAGGTGCTGACTCAGGATCATTCTGCCGAGTTCGTCACAAAAATTAACACAGGCAGACACCTCCGATCTGATCTTCTCGATGAAAAAATCAATAAATTCACACCTAATTGATAAAAATCAGTCGGTTATGTTTCACACATTCTCACCATGACTAACAAAAATTCACACCAGTGACGTGCTAACGTGTTAGACTTGATGCCGTTATTGATCAGTGTGAGCGAAAAACCCCTATGATTCCTGCTGAACGTCAACGCGCCATCCTGGCCTTATTAGGAAACCAACAAGTCATCAGCATCAATGAGCTGACCCAACACCTGGATGTATCGCACATGACGATACGCCGTGATATTGCCAAGCTGGAGGCCGATGGCCGGGTGATGTCTGTTTCAGGAGGCGTGCAGCTGTCTGAATCGATTCACATCGAGTTGCCCCACGACGATAAAATCGCCCAGCAACGAGATGAGAAAGCCAGGATCGGGCAGCATGCGGCCAGCTATATCAAGCCGCACAGTACGATTTATCTGGATGCAGGCACCACAACGCTGGAAATCGCGCACCAGTTAAACCAAAGAGATGATCTGACCGTGATCACCAATGATTTCGCCATTGCCGCGTATCTGATGGCGCACTCGGATTGCATGCTTTATCACACTGGCGGAAAAGTCGATCGCCATAATCAATCCTGTGTGGGAGACAAAGCGGTGTCCCTGTTAAGGGAAATGAATGTAGATATGGCCTTCATCTCATCGTCGTCCTGGAATCAACGCGGCATCTCTACGCCCAGCGAAGACAAAGTCACGGTGAAACGGGCGATTGTGGCGGCAGCCAAAACCAATTATCTGGTTACAGACGCGTCAAAGTACGGCAAGGTGGCGACCTTTCATGCGCTGGACATCAGTAGCTTTGACAAAGTCATCACTGACCAGGCCCTGTCGGACAGCAGCCTGCATGATTTTGCCGAAAAAGGCATTGAGATAGACAGAGTTTAGGGTTCTTGCTCACACTGGCGGATTACGAAAAGTCAATTTCGTACAAAACAGCCCGCGGACAATTAAGATAAAGTGCCGGATAACACGGGTAGACAAAGGCAGGATCATGGGCAGGCAGAAAACGAAGATCACATACGGCCATGTGAATGAACTGGATGGTCTGGCATATCTGAATGCTGATTATATTGAACAGACTTTTTCCCGCCATGCTCACGAAGGGTATTGCGTCGGTGTGATCAGTGAAGGTGCTCAGGGCTTTTACCACAACGGCGCCGAACACCTGGCCCCGCAAAACACCATTATTCTGGTGAACGCAGACGAGATTCACACAGGCTATTCCGCTACGGAAACGGGCTGGAGTTATCGCGCCCTGTATCCGTTACCTCAGCATTTTGAACAAATCAGCCAGGATTTAGGACAGCCTGAATACGGCGCGCCTTACTTCCGGCAGTCCGTGGTGAAAGATGATGCATTAGCCGCCAGTTTACGTCACTTGTTCAATACGCTCGACCACTCTGAGGATACCCTGCTCAGAGAAACCCTGATCTACACCACACTGACGCAGCTGGTCCTCAAGCATGGCGGCTCCCGGCTGAACATCAAACCGACCAAAGGTTCAGCACAATCGCTGTATCTGGTGAAAGAATTTCTGGATGAGTACCCGCAGTGGCCGGTCAGCCTGACTGAGCTGGCAGCCCTGGCCTGCATGACGCCTTTCAGCCTGGTGCGGGCCTTCAAACGCCAATTTGGTTTACCGCCGCACGCCTATCAGATTCAGGCCAGACTCAGAGTTGCCCGGCAAATGCTCAAACGCGGATTGTCGATCAAAGATGCTGCCGCAGAAGCCGGGTTTCACGACCAGAGCCATTTTCACCGTCATTTCAAAAGTGCCATGGGCATCACGCCCGGCCACTATATGAAACACGTATAATTGTTTTTCCTGCTACATTCATGAACACCACTGACAAATTGATGTCGTTTTTCATCCGATCATTTGGCGTGGTTTTAGTCACCAACCAGTGAAAGTTTTCTCAGCAAGGAAGGCTGTTATGATCATTGCATCCGCGTTTTCCCTCGTCTTTCTGGTTCTGGCCTATACCCATGTGTTTGTCGAGACCATCGATGTCGATGCCATTACCATTGTCCTGATGGTCTTAGCCACCCTGCCCTGGGTATTTCCTTACCTGAAATCGCTGGAGTTGCCAGGGGGAATTAAAGTTGAAATGAAAAACGCGCTGGAAAAAGTAGAGCAGGCTGCTGCTGAAATCGATGACTCCGGGCAATCCAGTGGGTATCAGGGTGTGGATACAGCCCTTGCCTTTATCGCCTTACGGGTAGAAATAGAAAAAATCGTCCGCCGCTATCACCCGGATTTGCGCTCAAGCCCTTATTCTCTGCCTGCGAGGCTGCACAAACTGGCAAAAGAAAACGTGATTAATCAGCACTTGGCCGATGCCCTGCTCGATATCGTTAAGCTAGGCAACGCCGCCTCTCAGGGGCAATTTGTTCCCTCAGAAGAAGCAGAGTTGATCTTGATGCGATCCGGACCGTTACTGGACAAACTGGAACATAACCTGAGCCAGTCCAGTATGGCGCAGTCTGCAGTGATTTAACCGGTTAAGGCAGTTGGTCTATGTCTTCTTTCACCTGATAGCCCTTGTCGGTAATGATCTTCTCCAGTACCGACAGCCGCTCTCTGAGTTCGGTCATTTCCGCTCGCAAAGCTTCCGCTTCCTGACTGGCAAGACGCTCCCTGTCCTTCTGTTTCGCCTGCAGACGAAGGTATTGCTGGACAATCAGCGCACCAAAGATAATGGCAATAATCCAAACCGCTGTCATGACACCTCTCCTGATTCATTACCGACAACAGAACTGAAGTTGAGCGTAACACCCGTGATACGCTCAACTGTAGTACCTGATTTCCCTGGTGTGACACACAAGTACTAAAAAGCCGCCTTTTGAGAGGCGGCTCAATCATTTAGTGGCTCACGGCCATCGCTTGCTGCTGATCCGTCTGCGGTGGCAGACGATAACGCCCTTCCCGATAGAGTTTGCCGCCCAGCAAAGCATGGGCCAGCGCACGCTGGGATTCCTGCTCGGTAATGTCTGAAGGGAGTAACGTCTGCCGGGAAAAATCATACTGGTAGCCAATAGGCGCTTTACCCGGTTGCAGCACAACCAGTTTATCTCTGGTCAGATACCCGAAGTTTTTGTCGAACTGCATCATTGCACGCTGATATTCCGGCGCGATCTCTTTGGTCATGTCATGGCCAATCATCGGCGAGGTGTTATCTGCACCAATCAGTGACAGCAGCGTCGGAGCCATATCGATGTTGCTGGCCAGGCGGTCGTCCTGACGAGGCTGAATATCTCCACCCAGAATAACGGCCGGAATATGAAAGCGATCGACCGGAACCGGGACATTGCCTTCGGCACGGGCATCATGATCGGCAATCACAATAAATACCGTGTCTTTCCAGTATTCCGATTGCTTGGCTTTGGCGAAGAACTCGCCTAAAGCTTTATCGGAATACTTCACCGCATTATTGCGGGTATGCTCAGGTTGTTCGTACAGTTCGATTTCACCATCAGGAAATTCGTAGGGTGAGTGGTTACTACTGGTGAACACTAAGCTAAAGAAAGGCTGACCCGTTTGATGCAGCTTGGTGAATTGTTTATCTGCCATGTCATACAGATCCTGATCGGACGCGCCCCATGAGCCGACAAATTTAGGATTGACGAAGTCAGGCAAATCCACAATATCTTCAAAGCCATTACCCAGGAAGAAAGACTTCATATTGTCAAAATGGCTTTCTCCACCGTAGATGAACTGGGTGTGGTAACCCTGGCGATCCAGCAGCTCGGCAATGGTATAAAACCCAGTCTGGCTTTTGCTTAACTTCACAACCGCACGGGAAGGCGTGGGTGTAAAGCCGGTTGTCATCGCTTCAATCCCCCGTACTGAGCGCGTTCCTGTGGCATACACCTGAGTGAAATTCCAGCCTTCTTGCATCAGGGCATCCAGATTCGGCGTGAGCGGCAAGCCACCTAAGCCACCGACAAAACGTGCACCCAGACTTTCCTGAAGCAGAATCACCAGATTTTTCTGACCTTCAACTGTTGGCAGATTAGTATTCAGTGTTGGAATATCATCTGATAAGAAAGCCTCGGGACGGCCAGACGACGCACGCACTGTCGCAATGATGTCCTCAAGCGGCATGGATCCGTAAAACTCTTCCGCATTTTTTTCTGAGGCCATATTCTTGGCAGCAAAAATGACCGAATAAGAGGAGTTCAGTGTCAGATCGTTCAGCAGCGGATCGGTAGAAAACGCCACCATGGCCGGATTCAGCGGCCGGTGCTGGAAAGTTGAACGGGCGCCCATCACACCAAGAATGACCACAAAAACAGCCAGCACAGGACGCCAGTACCAGCGGGGAGCGTTCAAATCACGCACAGCATAGCCACTGAGCAACCAGCCAAGGCACAGGGTGAGTACTGAACCAATCAGTCCGACAGCCAATTCCAGCTTATAGCCCACCCACAACATGCTGAAGACTTCTTTCGGATAAACCAGGTATTCAATGAATAAACGGTTTGGACGCAAATTATATTCGGTAATAAAGCTTGGGGTCGCCAGTTCCATGTAAACCAGAATCCACAAGCCCGCCACCAGCCATAGCCGGAGAATAAACAACCAAATCTGGCCCAGAAGCCCTTTCGTCGGCAGCAATGCCAATAGCATCGAAGGAAGAATCAACAGCCAGCACAGTGTCGCGACATCGACTCTGATGCCGGATAAAAGGATTGATGGCCAATCTTGCCAGCTGGTAATGTGATCAACCTGCCAGAGAGTGAGCACAACGCGGGACACACTGAGCAGAATCAGAGACAGCAGAGCAAAGAGGACGATGGGAAACATCACCCCGGTTAGAGATTTAAGCTTTTGCATTACAGAAAGATCCAAATATTTGGTATCAGAGCAGGATTACCAAAACAACTTCAGGACGATCGCCAGCCAGATGCCACCGGCCAGCAGCAGAGAAACAAATACCGCCGCAGAGCCAATATCTTTCGCCCGGCCGCTTAATTCGTGAAGTTCACTGCCAATTCGGTCGACCACTGCCTCAATCGCTGAATTAAGCAACTCAACAATCACAACCAGAAACAGACTGGCAACGAGCAAGATGTGCTCGATAAAACTGACCGGCAGGAAAAATGAAATGGTTGTCAGTACAACAAGCAGAATAATTTCCTGTCTGATGGCCGCTTCATGCTGCCAGGCAGCTTTCAGGCCCTGTACAGAATAGCCCGTCGCTTTCACGATACGTACCAACCCAGTATTACCCGGTTTCATAGTGTTCCTTGCTTAATCATTAGGACGGCTGAAAGTAGTGAAATATTGCTCTGCCGACAATCGGCAAAAACCCAGTTATGATGTTGCTCCCGCTTCCAAACGGACAAGTTTTTCAATCTGTGAGGTTAAGCACTTTTCTGTCACCATCGCTTCAGAAAACCCTTGATATCAATACTAAAGATACAGTATGACTCGCGTTTCTTAAGAAAAACTTAAGAAATGCGAGCAATATATTGACTTTTGGGGTTAGAAAGCGCTGCTAGATAGGCAACTGCTGGCCGGTTTTGACGGTTCGGATCGCCAGGTTTGTATGAATATCTTTGACCATGGTCAGGGTCTGTAATTTGCGGATGAAGGATTCGTAATGAGGCAGATCTCTGGCGACCACTTCTAACAGGTAATCGTGTGCTCCGGAGATCACATGCGCGCTGATCACTTCAGGCATCCCTGACATCACCAGCTCAAACTCATCAATGGGTTGGTCCCTGTGATTATTCAGGCTGACATTGACAAAAAAGGTCATCATCAGTCCCAGTTTCTGTCTGTCCAGAGTCGCCTGATATCCCGCGATAATCCCATCGGATTCCAGCTTCTTTATCCGTCTGGCACAAGGTGACACCGACAAGCCAACCTTATCGGCGATTTCAGCGGTGCTTTGACGTGCATCGCGCTGTATTTCAGTCAGAATCTGCTTATCTTTTTTATCCATTACGCCCGCATCCCGCCTCTTTGTGACTCACCACTAAAACAAATTGGTAAAATAAGTCATCAATTTAAATAATGTTGGAAAAAATAACCAATAAATAATAGTTAGCCGGTTAACTTTGCCAACTATTATCACGTGCTTTTGCCGATACTAAAGTCACTTCAATCGCACGGATGACACTGATGCAAAAGAACACGCCCGCTATGCTGACCGGACTATTCGCCATGACGGTCACTTTACTGATCTGGTCCGGTTTTTTTATTTCACTGCGGGCCTCCAG
Proteins encoded in this window:
- a CDS encoding GntP family permease produces the protein MLPISVIGLIIAVFVLIFLVLRTRVHVLIAMLAAACIAGLIGGLSVDDTMSAISKGFGGTLGGIGIVIGLGVMMGAILETSGAGESIAYHFIKWLGKKKEEMALAITGYIVSIPVFVDSALIILYPIAKSLSKTSGRSILTLTVALAGGLVVAHHCIPPTPGPLGVASIFGVDIASMLGLGLVIALPSIYGIVMYARWLEKHFPEYATPVSLPQESDDLKKVHDEYMASKATKNLPSLMKSIMPIAVPILLILVKSLASLLEKQLGFDGLSESALGAVINFVGHPVIALSISTLLAVYTLTPYLDKETTTRKLEEGISTSGIILLVTGAGGALGSVLRESGAGTEIANQIAALSISPIMIPFIIATLVRVIQGSGTVSMITAASISAPVLAEMEGINMLFAASAATMGSLFAGYFNDSLFHIVNRLMGVTEVRKQLVIWTVPTTIAWSIGGSLVMILNLIFGSQGSVFDPVVPLLFLAGCIYFVKSQSKPAAEVAASN
- the denD gene encoding D-erythronate dehydrogenase is translated as MKIIITGGAGFLGAMLTDTLLQRYDDIERIKIVDRIAPDLSQFDSRVSAVVGDITHPADIDSLIDADTTHVFHLAAIVSSHAEEDFDLGMKVNLLATQLLLEKCRQVNPAIRFVFSSSLAVFGGELPDLIEPMTATQPSSSYGTQKAIGELLVNDYGRKGFVDAITVRLPTICIRPGLPNKAASSFVSGIIREPLKGETSNCPVEPTLPLWISSPETVIDNIIHASQLPADAIKGYRTFNLPGIQVTPAEMIAAMTETVGAGFAERVSYEADAAIARIVGSWPKGFNNASELTLGFKADKDFQSVLKAYLAKYPVREEEAI
- the otnI gene encoding 2-oxo-tetronate isomerase: MARFAANLTMLFTEVPFTERFGQASKAGFKAVEFLFPYEYEAELLAEQLRTHQLEQALFNMPPGDWAAGERGIAALPDRIEEFEQSVEIALHYAQALSCKKVHAMAGILSPDFSVEAHRETFIRNLRYAADRFAVHGICVMIEPLNSRDVPGYFVAHQRDAVALIKAIDRPNVKLQFDVYHAQIMDGDLSVLIKEVADYIGHVQIASVPSRNEPYEGEVNYPFLFGELDKSGYQDWIGCEYNPRQGTLEGLGWVTPYL
- a CDS encoding aldolase, whose product is MTEQALREDMVTLARSMFERGYATGGAGNLSLKLPDGNFLTTPTGSSFGRLVAERLSVVDIDGNHLSGDRPSKEIAFHLAIYRNSPDCNAIVHLHSTYLTALSCLEGLDPDNAIKPFTPYYVMRVGQLPVIPYLRPGDPQIATELANRAADYRAFLLANHGPVITGTDLRDAVDNAEELEETAKLALMLDGKAIRYLTDAEVSDLKGRGK
- the otnK gene encoding 3-oxo-tetronate kinase, with the translated sequence MLLGVIADDFTGATDIAGFLVANGMKTIQLNGVPADALSADADAVVISLKSRSCPVDQAVTDSVAALRWLQAAGCQQFYFKYCSTFDSTADGNIGPVTDALLAELNESFTVICPSLPVNGRTVCHGNLFVNGELLSESGMRHHPVTPMTDANLMRLMNAQAQGVSGLVDYQTIDQGTSAVVTAFDQLQAQGVQYAVLDTLNNQHLVTIGEACKNLKLVTGGSGLAAGIARNWVTAQSGQAEALSAGHPQAGKTVVLSGSCSVMTNKQVGQYQRVAPHFALDVKACLTDDNYGNTVCDWVLENLGGEYAPMVFATANPEMLKIIQAEYGAQASSQAVEQFFSQLAHRLREQGVRNFIVAGGETSGVVTQSLGVKGFHIGPQIAPGVPWVTAIDQELSLALKSGNFGDESFFTTAQGFFHD
- the ltnD gene encoding L-threonate dehydrogenase — protein: MSKMHSVAVIGLGSMGMGVATSCIRAGFDVYGIDLSDAARQALATAGAKGTSHQCTDFAAQLDAVIVLVVNAKQVNAVLFESGLAASLKAGTPVMVCATISADDAKAIAAKLAQYDLCMLDAPVSGGAAKAASGELTVMASGEPRVFDHLEPVLNAVAAKVYNVGPEIGKGSTVKIIHQLLAGVHIAVGAEAMAMAARADIPLDLMYDVVTNAAGNSWMFENRMKHVVEGDYTPTSMVDIFVKDLGLVADSAKAMHFPLPLASTALNMFTEASNAGFGQEDDSAVIKIFSGIELPKKER
- a CDS encoding DeoR/GlpR family DNA-binding transcription regulator, giving the protein MIPAERQRAILALLGNQQVISINELTQHLDVSHMTIRRDIAKLEADGRVMSVSGGVQLSESIHIELPHDDKIAQQRDEKARIGQHAASYIKPHSTIYLDAGTTTLEIAHQLNQRDDLTVITNDFAIAAYLMAHSDCMLYHTGGKVDRHNQSCVGDKAVSLLREMNVDMAFISSSSWNQRGISTPSEDKVTVKRAIVAAAKTNYLVTDASKYGKVATFHALDISSFDKVITDQALSDSSLHDFAEKGIEIDRV
- a CDS encoding AraC family transcriptional regulator; its protein translation is MGRQKTKITYGHVNELDGLAYLNADYIEQTFSRHAHEGYCVGVISEGAQGFYHNGAEHLAPQNTIILVNADEIHTGYSATETGWSYRALYPLPQHFEQISQDLGQPEYGAPYFRQSVVKDDALAASLRHLFNTLDHSEDTLLRETLIYTTLTQLVLKHGGSRLNIKPTKGSAQSLYLVKEFLDEYPQWPVSLTELAALACMTPFSLVRAFKRQFGLPPHAYQIQARLRVARQMLKRGLSIKDAAAEAGFHDQSHFHRHFKSAMGITPGHYMKHV
- a CDS encoding DUF4145 domain-containing protein gives rise to the protein MIIASAFSLVFLVLAYTHVFVETIDVDAITIVLMVLATLPWVFPYLKSLELPGGIKVEMKNALEKVEQAAAEIDDSGQSSGYQGVDTALAFIALRVEIEKIVRRYHPDLRSSPYSLPARLHKLAKENVINQHLADALLDIVKLGNAASQGQFVPSEEAELILMRSGPLLDKLEHNLSQSSMAQSAVI